The following are from one region of the Salvia splendens isolate huo1 chromosome 2, SspV2, whole genome shotgun sequence genome:
- the LOC121782003 gene encoding patellin-3-like, translated as MAEETKKTVPQAAEEVVSDVPVEKEVSPQPEPEKAAEEGEKEKEKDEEAAAEEKVAESASFKEESNKVDDLVDPEKKALDEFKLLIQQALNNHEFTAPPPAKDEDKKKEEPETETKSKDGEEPKTEEKKEEELKIESCDAPPAETPVEAAATEEPAVEKKVEEVKIESCDAPPAETPAAAAEEPPVEKKVEEAKIESSEAVEEIKETIVHEVTPPCEEPAAAPAAEEDAPPPPSPEKVSIWGVPLLADERSDVILLKFLRARDFKVKEAFTMLKSVVAWRKEFKIDSLVEEEESAIVEGLEKVVFLHGADKEGHPICYNAFGAFQDKELYNNTFGDAEKRGKFLRWYILLLEKNIRKFDFSPDSICTIVQITDLKNMPGLILFKKDFRQATNEALQLLQDNYPEFVAKQVFINVPWWYVAYNRLISPFLTQRTKSKFVFAGPTKTAETLFKYIAPEHVPVQYGGLSKDGETEFTTADSATEETIKPAGKHTVELPVTEACTLVWEVRVVGWEVCYGAEFVPSAEGGYTWVVQKSRKIGPGDEQVVGCSFKIGETGKVVLTFDNQTSKKKKLLYRFKTKPSE; from the exons ATGGCGGAGGAAACCAAGAAGACGGTTCCTCAGGCGGCCGAGGAGGTGGTATCTGACGTGCCGGTGGAGAAGGAGGTATCCCCGCAGCCGGAGCCGGAGAAAGCGGCGGAGGAAGGAGAaaaggagaaggagaaagatgaagaagcggcggcggaggagaaaGTTGCCGAATCCGCTTCCTTCAAAGAGGAGAGCAACAAAGTCGATGACCTCGTCGATCCGGAGAAGAAAGCTCTCGACGAATTCAAGCTCCTGATTCAACAAGCCCTCAACAACCACGAGTTCACCGCTCCTCCGCCGGCGAAGGACGAGGataagaagaaggaagaaccaGAAACAGAGACAAAATCCAAAGACGGAGAAGAGCCCAAAACTGAAgagaaaaaggaagaagaacTAAAAATCGAATCTTGCGATGCCCCACCTGCTGAAACTCCGGTGGAGGCGGCTGCAACGGAGGAGCCGGCGGTGGAGAAGAAGGTGGAAGAGGTCAAAATCGAATCTTGCGACGCCCCACCTGCTGAAACTCCGGCGGCGGCTGCGGAGGAGCCGCCGGTGGAGAAGAAGGTGGAAGAAGCAAAAATCGAATCTTCAGAGGCTGTGGAAGAGATCAAAGAGACCATAGTTCATGAAGTGACGCCCCCATGTGAGGAGCCCGCCGCCGCCCCTGCAGCGGAGGAAGATGCCCCCCCTCCTCCCTCGCCGGAGAAGGTTTCCATCTGGGGTGTCCCCCTCCTCGCCGACGAGAGGAGCGACGTCATCCTCCTCAAATTCTTGAGGGCTCGTGATTTCAAAGTGAAGGAGGCTTTTACCATGCTGAAAAGCGTGGTGGCGTGGAGGAAGGAATTCAAGATCGATTCTTtagtggaggaggaggagtccGCCATTGTTGAAGGGCTTGAAAAAGTTGTGTTCTTGCATGGCGCTGACAAAGAGGGCCACCCCATTTGCTACAATGCCTTTGGGGCTTTCCAAGACAAGGAGCTGTATAACAACACCTTTGGTGATGCTGAGAAAAGGGGTAAATTCTTGAGGTGGTATATTCTCTTGTTGGAGAAGAATATTAGGAAATTTGATTTCAGCCCTGATAGCATTTGCACCATTGTTCAAATCACTGATCTCAAGAATATGCCTGGCTTGATTCTCTTCAAGAAAGATTTCAGACAGGCTACTAATGAGGCTCTTCAGCTTCTCCAGGATAACTACCCTGAGTTTGTTGCCAAACAG GTGTTCATCAATGTTCCATGGTGGTATGTGGCTTACAATAGGTTGATCAGTCCATTCTTGACTCAAAGAACCAAGAGCAAGTTTGTGTTTGCTGGCCCTACCAAGACTGCTGAGACCCTCTTTAA ATACATAGCACCTGAGCATGTCCCAGTTCAATATGGTGGCCTAAGCAAGGATGGTGAGACAGAATTCACCACTGCTGATTCTGCAACAGAGGAAACCATCAAGCCGGCGGGCAAGCACACTGTTGAGCTCCCCGTCACTGAG GCTTGCACACTGGTGTGGGAGGTGAGGGTGGTGGGGTGGGAAGTCTGCTATGGGGCGGAGTTCGTGCCCTCGGCTGAAGGGGGGTATACGTGGGTCGTGCAAAAGTCAAGGAAGATCGGGCCCGGGGACGAGCAGGTCGTCGGGTGCAGCTTCAAGATTGGTGAGACTGGCAAAGTTGTGCTCACATTTGACAACCAAAcatccaagaagaagaagcttcTTTACAGGTTCAAGACTAAGCCCTCTGAATGA
- the LOC121759123 gene encoding cytosolic sulfotransferase 12-like, protein MMKSPNFPTQIISPIEDNDVEKWSIGLPKARFWDAMDITQWEGFWFGSDLLKPALAFRSSFQSRDDDVILASTMKTGTTWLKSLSLCILKNHDECKHDMLATENPHFHVPTIESALFSTKPLHVDIYDASGPRLLHTHLPYAVLPDSVKESDCKVVYLARNPKDTLISMWHFFNLFLRPDQEPFPLEKAVDCLCSGLHQYGPFSDHVAEYWLESQKRPDKILFVKYEEMKSDQKGQVSRIAEFLGRPFGEEGQVDDVLWRCSLERLKNLEVNKKGSILLNVPNTSFFRKGEVGDWKNYLTSEMEDRIDQTIGLKLEDLGLIL, encoded by the coding sequence ATGATGAAATCTCCTAATTTCCCAACTCAAATAATTTCTCCCATCGAAGATAACGATGTGGAGAAATGGTCAATCGGGCTACCAAAAGCACGCTTTTGGGATGCAATGGACATCACCCAATGGGAAGGCTTTTGGTTCGGGTCGGACCTGTTGAAGCCCGCCTTAGCATTCCGGTCGAGCTTCCAGTCCCGGGATGATGATGTCATCCTTGCATCGACCATGAAAACTGGCACCACGTGGCTCAAATCACTTTCCCTCTGCATCCTAAAAAATCATGACGAGTGCAAACATGACATGCTGGCTACTGAGAATCCTCATTTCCACGTCCCGACAATCGAGAGCGCTCTTTTCTCTACCAAGCCACTACACGTCGACATCTACGACGCGTCAGGTCCCCGTCTTCTCCACACACACCTACCATACGCCGTGCTGCCTGACTCGGTCAAAGAGTCGGACTGCAAGGTCGTGTACTTGGCACGAAACCCTAAGGACACTCTGATATCGATGTGGCATTTCTTCAACTTATTTCTAAGGCCCGACCAGGAACCGTTCCCGCTAGAAAAAGCAGTTGACTGTTTATGCTCGGGCCTACATCAATATGGGCCGTTCTCCGACCACGTGGCAGAGTATTGGCTCGAGAGTCAGAAAAGGCCCGACAAAATCTTGTTCGTAAAGTACGAGGAGATGAAATCCGACCAGAAGGGGCAAGTTTCGAGGATCGCCGAGTTCTTAGGGAGGCCATTTGGAGAGGAGGGACAAGTTGATGATGTTTTGTGGAGGTGTAGTTTGGAGAGGCTCAAGAATTTGGAGGTGAACAAGAAGGGATCAATTTTGTTGAATGTGCCCAATACATCCTTTTTTAGGAAAGGGGAAGTTGGAGATTGGAAGAATTATTTGACTTCGGAAATGGAAGATCGAATTGATCAAACCATTGGGCTTAAGCTTGAGGACCTTGGGCTTattctataa
- the LOC121793100 gene encoding uncharacterized protein LOC121793100: MASGSGGADGGGAGGSGSGAGGGGWDSEASRQIRKQIRAYTSAEINRMMMAVSQQQQPVIPRSIQHRAVVPRDHVAAQQRLFEDYFSEQPRFGDNFFRRHFRMNRDLFMRIVNALERRYKYFRFRRDASGRPRHTPIKKCTVAIRQLAYGGATDMFDEYLHIG, encoded by the coding sequence atggctagtggtagtggtggtgcgGATGGTGGTGGTGCGGGTGGcagtggtagtggtgcgggcGGTGGTGGTTGGGATAGTGAAGCATCGCGACAAATCCGCAAACAGATACGGGCGTATACGTCCGCTGAGATAAACCGTATGATGATGGCAGTctcgcagcagcagcagccggtgATACCTCGCTCCATCCAGCATCGAGCTgtagtaccccgggaccacgTCGCTGCACAACAACGGTTGTTTGAGGACTATTTCAGCGAGCAGCCGCGGTTTGGAGACAACTTCTTCCGGCGGCATTTTAGGATGAACCGAGATCTATTTATGCGTATCGTgaacgctttagagcgtcggTACAAGTACTTCCGGTTCAGGAGGGATGCGAGTGGCAGACCCAGACACACGCCTATAAAGAAGTGCACTGTTGCAATTAGGCAGTTGGCTTACGGAggcgcgaccgacatgttcgacgagtacctccataTCGGCTAG